The nucleotide sequence CTCCCTTATTTAAAGCATATCCTTTAAAATTCATTTACCTTGGGAAAATGGTATGAAGAGAATGGCATATTTTTTAGGAAATGagtaataaatatttataatttatttcagGTCAATAACAGGTAATCTTAATATAGTATGccccatttaatattttatctCAAAGTACTATGCACAGGCAATTAGAAATAATTTACATTTCCCTGGatgcctgtgttaggctgggttgtcaagagaagcaaaatcagtgacacatatatgtataggaaagaactttacatcaagaaataATCTCCTATCAGGAAggtctcccagcccagtccaactgaagtccatgagtctgagttAGCCAGAGCCCTCTCAAACTCATGTAGTTATAGGCTACATGCTGAAGTGAAGTGGGATGCAGGGAGGGCATAGACTGATGGGTTCAGGGTTCTgcagatccaaggtcagtggaaacatagcAGAGCACTGATAGCTCTCAGGCAGCCCACCACAGAGCCACCCTAGAGGCAGACAGAAAGTCTCAGCAAGGATGAAGGTAAAGGACAAGAAATGGAGAGTAGGGGTCCCCAGTGTCTctctcataaaaaggccacatctcCATGGAGacatcctcaggctgtgacctgattggcaggttggacTCTACCCTGCCACAAGGGCAGGTTGACATAAAATCCAACTACCACAATGCCTCATATTTTTACATGCTAACTCTGGCAATGCTACTTAGGTAGGATTtaaataaaggagccctggactTCCCTAAACGAATTAATTTACCTAGGAACTAAATTTACTTTCACACAAGGAAGGTTATAAATTAATGAACTAAATAATTGGTAATACTGGTAATTAGCATTACTGTCTGAAATTCAGTAgaatttttaaccattttattaacATGTACTTCATGAATGATACAATTCATAGCTTAAATACATTTAATAGTTGTGCAATCAAcacaatcgattttagatcattttcttcattcttggatacATTCTAATTAACTATTCATTTCCCCCAACCACTAACTATTCATTTTCCCTGTCATAACCCTAAGGATATATTCATCTAATTCCTGAAGAATGAccttactttttaatttatgtATTCCTGTAGTCTAAacttttcaaaaaatcatttattttaaaacagaaatttTAAGTTCTTCAAAATTATTgccaaaaatacaaaatattaaaaactatagCCCAATAACAGAAATATCCTCATTAGTCAAGGTAGCTGTGAAAAAAATGAATCTTTGCTGATAATTTGGGATATCCTTGAAGAGAAATGGATAGCAAAATTCTTCACAAGTCTTCCTTTTAACGTTTGACTAAGTGAATACTCATTAGAGCCTTTGCAAAATTAATGCAAAACCCTACacacataaattttaaaacaaccaAGCTACATTAGTAAGCCAAGTCCATTTGTTGACACTGTAGGTATATTTGAAGTAAATGTCGTTTTTCTATTATCAAATTAATAAAGTTTGACTTAAAGACttcttaaatttaaaatatgtcaaccacattttaaaaagctgctccttCATAAACTTTTCTATCATTTCAATAACTCTTAATTCAATAGATATTTAATTCTTGTGTTCCAGAGACTAGCAATAGGCAATACaaattttaatttgcttttattATTCAGTTATTGGAATTGTTCTAAGTTATTTGCCTACAATGATTCAGTCAACCACACACCAACCCTATGAGGTAAGAAATTtttgaattaataaaattgagtcAAACCCTGGCTTGATACTTGCCCTGATAAAGTGATTGCTGTATATATAAAGATATGCAGATTGGgcactatagcaaagtgtggcgaaAAAGTTGAATGGTGCCTAACAGAAAAAATAACATGTAGAGTCATAAATGCTTGTCTTAAAGCAagctgccatctaagtgaggtgtcagctaagttcacAAGGAAGAAGTTCACtatcctgtgtgatccaaggactgttaATAAAATCTATAAGAGGAGGGAAATGTATTAGAGTTTaagttctgagcacctggtttgcaaatGACTAAGGCTGATATAAAATTCTGAAATCAATTTACagagtccccatgtggattaagcctcaatTGAATTCTCTATGACCTTTGACaaagatgtgaatagtcttgccctcagagAGAGTGAATTGAAAAGTAGATTACGTCTACCACTGACTCCCACTCGACCAGCTCAGAAAGGGGCAATCTCCCCTAGGGGCTTACCTGGGTGTGTCTTTGACAGAGATCACTATACTGGAGGTTGTATAAGCATGCCTTGACTACCTTGGGGAAGTCCTGAACCAATATTGCAAGCTCTTCTATTTAATATCTGTGTCCCAATCGTGGTCCTAATGTTCACTTTAAAAAACAACACATAAGCAGATTACTTGCTCAAGATCACCCAACAAATATAGGTCACCTAACTAGGATACATATCCAGATACCATACCATGACCTTGAAATCTTCATTTCTTTACTATTCTTTAATAAGTTTACAGTAACAAGCCAAAGTGCCTACTCTTGGCAAATTTACAGCCTAGTGAAGTAATTTACACTTTAGTATGACAAATGTACAATAATTATCCTAATAGCCTGTAGAATACATAAGATTAAAGACATTAGATGTTTAGGTAAACACTTTATAGACAATGTCTGGTACTGCCCAGCACTATAAAATGTTGTTGAATAGATaaataagacagagaagaacagAGTACAACAGAACCAGAGTAAGTCACTTAACTTAGGTTAAGAATGTAGTTAGTGATCATGAGGAACCAGCCAACCACAGAGAAGTCTTCTAGTTGGTGTGAACTGATGGTAAAAACTCTCTAAGGCCCCATGGTTCAAACTATTAATGCACTAAGCTGCTAGCCGAAACAATaaaggttcaagtctaccagaGATGGTTGGAAGAAAGATCTAGTCATCAATTTCCAAAAATACAGACATTGAATAGCTTATAGAGCACATGGGTTTTCAGGAATGTTGACTCAGCGTCTATTAGTAAAAATTGGTTAAGGCCCAGCAATAAAAAAGGTAATTAAACTTCTTGAAAAAATGTAGCTATTGGTATGAATTGAACAATGAGGGGATATAGTAAAATCAAAACTGAAAAGGCAAAAGCAGCACTGATAGTCATATATCTCCTTTAAAACATAAGAGTTTAATGCTACAAGCAGTAATACAGCAGTGGAGGACAGCAGTGGTGCAGTGATTTACTTGATATGAATCTTCTAACCTAGTCTTCCCTAACTTCCACCAAACAACTGGATAAGACCACGTCGATTGGGTGTATTTCCTCTTTCCTTAATGGATCTGAGTAATAGAAGGTGGGGAAAATTCAGATAGGATTATATGATTGTTATGAGTGGCTTTAACAGGGTTGTAATTGTAAAAACTTGGAACTATAACCTGGTGATTGATTCATTTTGTCATCGTGCTGGCTATAAAATGACCCATctttgatgcaaaaatagagatgTTTCACTACAATAAATAAAGGGCGTGGGGACCAAGGAGTGGAATGCATCCTTGGGGTTCCCAGATAACCCTGCACTCTGAACCGTCTCTAGCCAGGAGAATGTTCGTGCCACCAAGGAGTGAGCAAAGTTGAGCGCCTTCATGCAGGAagttcagtggcagtggggaGCCTATTAGGCACTTGAGAGAGCTACATTTGCTATCACATGGAGCTAGAGCGGAGTGCTTTTGGGTTGAGGCTTATGGTACTGTATTGGTCTTTGGGCCCTAAAAGGAGCACTGTGGTGGTGGGTACTCATTGGGcttctcactgcaaggtcagttttaaaccaccagttgctctgtggaagaaagatggggctttctactcccgtatagagtttagtctcaaaaactcacaagggtagttctaccctgtcctagtgtCACTGaagttgacagtgagtttgtttttggtttgggctttaaaaGTTCTGTAACATTGCTTAAGCAGGGCTGAAGTCAAGGATTCATGTGACTGAGAAGTAAatgaccagagagaggcctgcctgtggaCATGGCTGAGAAAAGGTTGTCCTGACCAATTCTGATCCCAAATTGTAACCCGTTGACTTTTCTAATAAACCATTAGATGAAttgtgtagagaaacaaaacactcatatctgtaaagaaataattttatatcaagaaatgatcccagcccagttcaactcaagtccatgggcccgatacTAGCTGAAgggctcttcagactcacagagcttcaggccagtgggtgtagtcatgtggatccaacatCAGTGGCAAGATGGCAGGGTGAGACCTCCCAAGGTTGGTGAGGCCATCCCTGGAAGCAGACAGAGTCCCAGCGAGGAGGAAGGCGAAAAGTCAGAAAAAGATGTTTTCACGCATTCTTGTAGACATCATAGTCCCAAAGAgatatcatcaagctgtgacctgattgataagttAGATTCCACAAGGGTCAAACTAACATAAATCTGCCACAATCCCATAATCCTGAACACTGTCTGTAAAAGGTTTGTGGCTATTGCAGTGAATTTACAAACCAAGCAGAGAAGTGAGAATGCTTGGGAGGGATGATGGGTGTCAAATTGGTCTGACGTCTACTGCATATGAATTGGCCTGGAGCTGATGGAGTTAGAAGTCATATGCTGCCCCCACATCATTTAATAGAGTAAAAAAGCTAAATTGGAGGGCGAACCACCACAGATATATAATACATAAAAATTGTTTTAAGTGATTTAAAGTCAAATATGGTGGAAGCTTTTCAGATGTTGTGGGGAAATGAGCTCCTTTGTGCCCTTTGGCCTTGGTTCTTTGCAACAGCTTGAGATATTTTCCCCACTAAACCCTACTGCCCTGGTTTTCTGCCCCCAGGACATTAATTTTTTTATCCAGTGGCATAGTTATATGattttgtcaacttgaagatgtatgaaaatgtaggggtggaatccaacctgtcaatcaggtcacagccttctTGGGTGCTTCCTGTGGGGGGAAGGTGACTTCCTATAAGCACCCTGGAAAACTCCTTCCTTCTGCCACTCAGCCTTCCTGCGTGCTGGGACACTGGTGGTCACTCCGAGAGCTGCCAGTGCCTTGTCATGTTTCTACCTTGGAGCCACGTGATTCTGCACCCACCgccctgtgatcttgctgcatcgtctcatggctgcgtgagtctgaagagaaacttACGGACTAGGATCAGACTTAGTGActagagttggactgggctgggacactttcttatgtaaagctctttcttatacacacgagtgttactggatttgcttttctagccaacctggcctaacatatcGTTAGTTGGCATTTCTTGGGTAAGCTATAAATTAATGGTTTGATATTTTTTGCCTGGCCCAGCCCTGGTCTGCAGTCTACCCAGGGTTTGTATGCACCTTACAAGAACTGACCAGTATACTCATGCTAATTAAATGACAATAGGCGACTCTGCAAACTAAGTGCATGTGTGGGTTCCACAAGAGGGTTAGTTAAAAGCCCTAGCACAGGaccatgctttgaaaatgatgagcttGCTTATATATGCAGTCAACCCCATAGAGGGGCAGAAAAAAAGGCGGTAGAGAGAAGGCAAAGTACCTCTTCCAAAAGTTGTAACATGGGCCAGCGACTACAACATCGAAGACAATGAGGCCCAGAGGGGTCCTATGGCAGGAACAGCAAGTCTGGTAGGAGCCCTGCAGCAAAACTGGTAGTGACAGGCCCAAAAGGGACCCTGCAGTGCTTGGTGGTAACGGGCCCACAAGAGATCCTGTGGCAGAACTACCAGCAACAGCACTACAGGAAAACTGATggtgacagaggcccagaaagggcCTGCcgcaacaataacagcaaccagCCTGTCAGGAGTTCTGTTGGGAAAGCAAAGAGGTCAAATGCTGTCACCAGGGGGCCAAGAATTTTTCCTTGTAGGAGTGAGGGAGAGGAGTTACTGGTTACTGagaagggcctgcttgtttacagGTCTGAGAAGTTGAGAGCTGTTCTGCACCAAAGGTAGGGCTCTCCTCTCCACTTTGGGGGAAACTTTCCAGATTTTGTCTACATGCTTCCTGATTCTGATCTTGTAATCTGTGATCCTGATCCTGAGGTGTCCTTACTAAACCATTCACCATGGTCTGGTGAATTCTGTGGAGGCGTTACAACAAATTATTaaacccagcagagaaacaaGAGTGTCAGGGGTATGACAGCAGCTGTCAGCATGGGAGAATGAAGGGATGCCTGACCATGTGAAAGGAATTAGCTTTGGATTGATTCTGGTTATTCCACACTaacctgacatcaagtcaattccgacccaaCTCATAGCATTCAAAGACGACttttcgtgggagtagaaagcctttctctgagtggctggtggtctcaaaaggTTTATCTTGTGGTCAGTGCAACCCTTATTACCACCATGGCTTCTCATCCTGGTCATTATTCCCTCTGAAATCAGAAACTTCCGACTACCATTTTACGAGTGTCAACCTGTAAATGTAATAAAATATCTAGATATACTAACACAGAATTGGTTGCCTACTATCCTATGGGTTAAGAAAGCTTATTGCTTGCAAACTTCAAGAAATAGTCCAAAGCTATGATGAGGGAAAACATGTTTAAATCACAGTCTTAAAAGCTTACAACTGTAAAAATATTTTGGTAAGCTATCTCCAAATGTGATTATAGACTACGGTTTGAGTAATTGTATTTTCTTTGAAATCAACAATATTTAATACTAAGTACAAAATTAAAGTGAGTTTTAAATGCTGATTCATTGGGTTAATGTTTTTCTGAAATCAAAGCTCTATTTCATAGACATGTCAGAAATGAATTACATGCAACTCTGCATTTTATAAATTTTATCAACTGATTTTCAAAAATTGCTCATTTGTAGCATTAAGGTTATCTTTAGAATGTGGAAAGTTTAAGTCTATTAAACTGTATGCTCTAGAATTTTAAATATCTATGAATACTATGTTGATTAACATGTGCAAATCACCTTCTCAGATTAAATAGCTACAGAAATTAAATTGGAAAATATAGAATCATTAATTCAAACCAATGGACAGACTGACCTGCACTTGATAACTAatggtatattttaaaatattttataagcaGATGGATttagcatttaatttttttttagtacAAATGGACTTTCATCTAAAAAAACTAAGGAAGTTTTGTTAGGTCTATCCCTAGTCTTTCTGATCTCCAGCTAGAACAAGACACAATATAAAAATGACATTACCCAATTTGTTTACCCATTTGTTTGTTCTGACTTCAGCTGCAAGAGCATATCAAATTGTTCAGTCATTGAATCCGTTTTACCTTTAGCAATTATTTTCCAGAGTACTGACAGAATATCTCAATATGATCTGACTCCCCACTACCCATGAAAAAATAAGGCACATTATGCAGTGAAAATTAGCTTTTATTAACTGTTAGAAACTTTGCTGCTCCAAATTTGAAAATAACTGCTTTGaatagctggggggtggggaacttgcatagaaaaaaaaaattgcaagCTAGCTTCATTGCCTCTAGGGTAGGCTCCTGAGCTCAGTTAACACAATGTAGCATCAATAGCTTCTGGTAAATGGCAAAAAAGCAGCAAAGTCCTGCAGTGAAGCTGTAAGTAAAGTTGAACAATCCATTCCACTAACTCAATGGACttcttacattttttttctatctATAAAATCCTATTTcctaaaaacaaaaactttttttaaacccCTAACACCTAGGCAAGTAGTAAAAAATGTGATGGATTCAAAAACAGTAGAGAATAGGAACTAATGCAAAATCATAAGTAGCCAATCAAAGGCTTTTCTTATACTGGCTTGTCTGCAGCTTAAAGGCTCTTCTTACTTCTCTAGGAGTGACTCCAGCTCTTCTTGCAaagagctgagctgctctttttcTCGGTCTTCCTTTTGCTTGAGTTCATCCAGCACGGCctgaaatctgttcttgagggCCAGGTTCTCAACTTTCATGATGAGATCCTCCTGCCGTTTGgccctatcctgggtttcttggAGCTTGCCTTTCATGCTATCAATTTGTTTTTGAATTCCCATAACCAACTGATTGGTTCCTTCATTTTCCTGGTGCTGTTCATCTGATTCATTTAGCTTCTCCTGTAGCTGTCTCTCCAGATCTTCCTCGGTGTCTATGATGTTTATATCTTCTTCATCCTGATGTTGAGCTTCATCTTCATCGTCACTGCTGCTGCTGAGGTCATTGAATATCTCTCGAAGCTCATCATGTTCCAGTGAGTCATGGCCCTGCCTGTGCCCAGACATTCCTGGAGAAGAGATATCAAGGCCTTGATTTTCTGTCTCCTTTGTTTCATCTTCAGCAATTATTTCCCAACGAGTACTGACAGCTTCTGCATCTGTACTCAGCAACCGCTTCACTTCCTTTTCCACATCTGGAGATTCAATATACTTCTTCTTTGCTGTCTTCCGGAACCTTCTCTTTCGGACATTTTTCAGAGGCAGAGTAATTCCGTGGTTCCAAATAAATTTTTTCTCTTTGTCCTTAtcttttttcttgcttgctttgggATCTgctgcaggagcagcagcagcagcagtagtggtagtagtagcagtagtagcagcagcagcagcagctggctCTTCCACAGGAGGATAGAGATCACCATCAACTGTGGATACAAGCATCTGACAGATATCAGCTGTCTTGTAAAAGGTTTTCTTGTCAATGGTTTTCAAGCTTTCCATAACACAAGGCAAATCTACCAATTTTGAGGCCAGAGGAACCCGGTCCACTCTGACAATGCCATGACGCCCATCGGGGTGTAACTCAATGCTCAGTCTGTCTTTCAGGTTGACATGGCCAGACTGCACTGCCCGCCTCACAGTGGAAGCATATTCTGGTGGCAGGCGTAAGATAAACTGGCTCTCGAGCTCATGAGGAGCATCATCTTTGCTCTTACTCATCTTTGCTTCTCTGTAACTCACTTTTCTGATGAGCACTTGTTTCTCTGTGAAAGTCCAACTATTGCAACCGTCAGAAAGACCGCTTTGTTTGAAATTTTACAAAGCGTCCTAGGCAGGACAGCAGCTAAGCGTCTCTAGTCCCAATTCTGAATACGATTGTCAGTGAATACCAGTTGTTCCTGACAAGTTTACTTTCACTTAATCAACGGATGCAATGTCAAGTTCCGACCTCTAGGTGCCGCTTGCCGGAGTGCAGACAGCACTTGCTGGCGAGAGAGCGATGGCGATTCCTGCGGAAGGATTTTAGGCTCAGAAAGTTAAAGCCCAGGTGACAGTCCCAGTCCAGAGTCTCCCAGAAGAAAGATATTCAAAATGCAGGGGCAGAGCAGGGAACT is from Tenrec ecaudatus isolate mTenEca1 chromosome 2, mTenEca1.hap1, whole genome shotgun sequence and encodes:
- the TAF7 gene encoding transcription initiation factor TFIID subunit 7 is translated as MSKSKDDAPHELESQFILRLPPEYASTVRRAVQSGHVNLKDRLSIELHPDGRHGIVRVDRVPLASKLVDLPCVMESLKTIDKKTFYKTADICQMLVSTVDGDLYPPVEEPAAAAAATTATTTTTAAAAAPAADPKASKKKDKDKEKKFIWNHGITLPLKNVRKRRFRKTAKKKYIESPDVEKEVKRLLSTDAEAVSTRWEIIAEDETKETENQGLDISSPGMSGHRQGHDSLEHDELREIFNDLSSSSDDEDEAQHQDEEDINIIDTEEDLERQLQEKLNESDEQHQENEGTNQLVMGIQKQIDSMKGKLQETQDRAKRQEDLIMKVENLALKNRFQAVLDELKQKEDREKEQLSSLQEELESLLEK